The following are encoded together in the Bos mutus isolate GX-2022 chromosome 3, NWIPB_WYAK_1.1, whole genome shotgun sequence genome:
- the RIMKLA gene encoding N-acetylaspartylglutamate synthase A: MCSQLWFLTDRRIREDYPQVQILRALRQRCSEQDVRFRAVLMDQIAVTIVGGNLGLQLNQKALTTFPDVVLVRVPTPSVQSDSDITVLRHLEKLGCRLVNRPQSILNCINKFWTFQELAGHGVPMPDTFSYGGHEDFSKMIDEAEPLGYPVVVKSTRGHRGKGVFLARDKHHLSDICHLIRHDVPYLFQKYVKESHGKDIRVVVVGGQVIGSMLRCSTDGRMQSNCSLGGVGVMCPLTEQGKQLAIQVSNILGMDFCGIDLLIMDDGSFVVCEANANVGFLAFDQACNLDVGGIIADYTMSLLPNRQTGKMAVLPGLASPREKKEPDGCASAQGVAESVYAINSGSTSSESEPELGEIRASSASTAGAPAPMLPDPSYNINTRIASELKLK, from the exons ATGTGCTCCCAGCTCTGGTTCCTGACGGACCGGCGCATCCGCGAGGACTACCCGCAGGTGCAGATCCTGCGCGCCCTCCGGCAGCGCTGCTCCGAGCAGGACGTGCGCTTCCGGGCGGTGCTCATGGACCAGATCGCCGTCACCATCGTCGGCGGCAACCTCG GCCTGCAGCTGAACCAGAAGGCGCTCACCACTTTCCCAGACGTGGTGCTTGTCCGCGTGCCCACGCCCTCCGTGCAGTCGGACAGTGACATCACCGTCCTGCGACACCTGGAGAAGCTGGGTTGCCGCTTAGTCAACCGCCCACAGAGCATTCTAAACTGCATCAACAAATTCTGGACATTCCAGGAGCTGGCTGGGCATGGGGTCCCCATGCCAGACACCTTCTCCTATG GTGGACATGAAGACTTTTCGAAAATGATCGATGAAGCCGAGCCGCTGGGCTACCCCGTGGTGGTGAAGAGCACGCGCGGACACCGGG GAAAAGGTGTTTTTCTTGCAAGAGATAAACACCACCTCTCAGACATCTGCCACCTGATCCGCCACGACGTGCCCTACCTGTTCCAGAAGTACGTGAAGGAGTCCCACGGAAAAGATATCCGGGTGGTGGTGGTCGGCGGCCAGGTGATAGGCTCCATGCTTCGCTGCTCCACAGATGGACGGATGCAGAGCAACTGCTCTCTTG GTGGCGTGGGCGTCATGTGCCCGCTGACGGAACAAGGCAAGCAGCTGGCTATCCAGGTGTCTAACATCCTGGGCATGGACTTCTGTGGCATCGATCTTCTCATCATGGACGATGGCTCCTTCGTGGTGTGTGAGGCAAATGCCAACGTGGGCTTCCTAGCCTTCGACCAGGCATGCAACTTAGACGTGGGCGGGATCATTGCAGACTACACCATGTCCTTGCTGCCCAACAGGCAGACCGGGAAGATGGCCGTCCTCCCAGGCTTGGCTAGCCCCAGGGAGAAGAAAGAGCCAGATGGCTGTGCTTCAGCTCAGGGAGTTGCAGAGAGCGTCTATGCCATCAACAGCGGGTCTACCTCCAGCGAGAGTGAGCCTGAACTGGGAGAGATCCGGGCTTCCTCAGCCAGCACAGCGGGGGCCCCGGCCCCCATGCTGCCTGACCCCAGCTACAACATTAACACCAGGATTGCTTCAGAATTAAAACTTAAGTGA